In one Nicotiana sylvestris chromosome 8, ASM39365v2, whole genome shotgun sequence genomic region, the following are encoded:
- the LOC138874916 gene encoding uncharacterized protein, translating into MKILNEAHVPDKITVNHLEKIASKIFEANRITFSDDELPMKGTEHNRALYLTVKCEDSVVSRVLVENGSSANICPLSTLQKLKIGTEGIHLNSVCVRGFDGGDKDSVADIMLKLLIGPVEFTMEFQVLDVVVSYNLLLGRPWIYAAKAVPSSLHQMVKFE; encoded by the coding sequence atgaagattttaaatgaggcacacgttcctgataagatcacagtgaaccacttggaaaagatagctagcaAGATCTTCGAAGCAAATAGGATCACTTTCTCGGACGATGAACTTCCTATgaagggtacagaacacaaccgaGCTCTTTATCTCACAGTGAAGTGTGAAGATTCTGTTGTCTCAAGGGTTTTGGTTGAAAATGGCTCTAGTGCGAATATTTGCCCTCTGTCTACTCTGCAAAAACTGAAGATTGGCACTGAAGGAATCCACTTGAACAGTGTGTGTGTTCGAGGCTTTGATGGGGGAGATAAAGATTCTGTTGCAGATATAATGCTCAAATTGTTGATAGGGCCTGttgagtttaccatggaattccaagtgttagatgtggttgtctcctacaatctgttgttaggcAGGCCTTGGATATATGCTGCTAAGGCAGTCCCATCTTCTctgcaccaaatggtgaagtttgaataa